Part of the Candidatus Paceibacterota bacterium genome is shown below.
AACATGCCAGCCGAGGCGTGCGAGCTCTTTGGCGAGCACGCTAGCGTTTTTCATCACCTGTTTGGCATAGGCTCGAAAAGCTGGAGTGTCTGCTTCGCGCAAGGCCACGGCCACTGCTGCAATTTGATTGATATGAGGGCCACCTTGAAGCCCTGGAAAAACCGCTTTGTCTACTAGCTCCGCGGCGCTGACTTTTTTCCTGGCCCCCTTACCTATTTTATTATCCGCCATTTTTATCTCCAGATCTTTCCTGACAAAAATAATAGCGCTGCGGGGCCCTCGCAAAGTTTTGTGGACGGTAGTCGTGACTACATCAGCGTAATCAAAGGGTGAAGGGTACGCTCGCCCGGCAATCAATCCGGCAAAATGAGACATGTCACACATCAAGATCGGATGCGTCCCGTCAGACAAGGTGACAGCATCCGCAATTTCACGGAACTTTTTAAAATCCACTTTACGAGGATAGGCTGTAAAGCCGCACACGATGATGCGAGGCTTTTCTTCTATCGCTTGCTGACGCAAGGCTTTGTAATCAATTATCTCTGTAATCGGATCAACCCCATAAGGGATCTGGAGCCAAAATTTTCCCGTAGCTGAAACTTTGTGCCCGTGAGTGAGGTGTCCGCCGTGAGAAAGTGACATGCCCATGATCGTTTCCCCTTTTGGGACGAGGGCGGTGTAGACAGCTAGGTTGGCGGGAGAGCCAGAAAGTGGCTGCACATTGACGTGCCATGAGTCTGACGAAAGTCCGAAAAGTTTTAAAGCTCTTTTTTGAGCAAGCAATTCAATTTTATCGATAATCACATTGCCCCCATAATATCTTTTACCCGGATACC
Proteins encoded:
- a CDS encoding serine hydroxymethyltransferase, which encodes MKDTQIHALIEAEKKRQKKVINLIASENYVSDDVLKALGSELTNKYAEGYPGKRYYGGNVIIDKIELLAQKRALKLFGLSSDSWHVNVQPLSGSPANLAVYTALVPKGETIMGMSLSHGGHLTHGHKVSATGKFWLQIPYGVDPITEIIDYKALRQQAIEEKPRIIVCGFTAYPRKVDFKKFREIADAVTLSDGTHPILMCDMSHFAGLIAGRAYPSPFDYADVVTTTVHKTLRGPRSAIIFVRKDLEIKMADNKIGKGARKKVSAAELVDKAVFPGLQGGPHINQIAAVAVALREADTPAFRAYAKQVMKNASVLAKELARLGWHVISGGTDSHLVLVDVWMGGIKKQTDRKNEKGAGGITGAEASDRLERAGIIVNKNTIPGEGRSAFDPSGIRLGTAAETTRGKKESDFVEIAQKIDQTLKK